Proteins from a single region of Desulfosporosinus sp. Sb-LF:
- a CDS encoding SPOR domain-containing protein translates to MKATERIRIVIVLILGMLALGLLTWGIGKVYLELVGQSSGVIADRAQNHSTGSNTSAVNVLSLPGVTFWTCQVGVFQSEGNAQLRKEQLAVLGFNAEVTSSNPWAVGVGLGYSSGELQGVRQSLAEKGIPNVPKQIVFPERTFRVAGNGSQLAVKLLQNANTVLQKGLTSDTLAKEKEIWDTQAGDYPPKELEKLHQLYNLVREKTVPDEQKALGLSLFFESQRVINRLSGK, encoded by the coding sequence ATGAAAGCTACAGAACGAATTCGAATCGTCATTGTCTTGATCCTGGGAATGCTAGCCTTGGGTCTGCTGACCTGGGGAATCGGTAAAGTCTATTTAGAACTTGTTGGTCAATCGAGTGGCGTGATAGCTGACAGAGCGCAAAACCACAGCACAGGGAGTAATACCTCCGCAGTCAACGTGTTGAGCCTCCCTGGAGTGACGTTCTGGACCTGCCAGGTTGGTGTCTTTCAAAGCGAAGGTAATGCGCAATTGAGAAAAGAGCAGCTTGCCGTGTTGGGATTTAATGCTGAAGTGACCAGCTCTAATCCCTGGGCGGTTGGCGTAGGCTTGGGGTATTCTTCGGGCGAGTTACAAGGGGTGCGGCAATCTCTTGCTGAAAAGGGAATTCCTAACGTTCCTAAACAGATCGTGTTTCCGGAACGGACATTTCGTGTCGCCGGAAATGGTTCGCAACTAGCAGTGAAACTGTTGCAAAATGCCAATACTGTACTCCAAAAGGGGTTGACCAGTGATACTCTGGCTAAAGAAAAAGAGATCTGGGATACTCAGGCGGGGGATTATCCGCCCAAGGAATTGGAAAAACTCCACCAATTGTATAACCTTGTTCGAGAAAAAACTGTGCCTGATGAGCAGAAAGCTTTGGGATTGTCTCTGTTTTTTGAGTCTCAAAGGGTTATAAATCGGCTTTCTGGTAAATAA
- a CDS encoding inorganic phosphate transporter yields the protein MTNLGAMLVVVVFLALAFDYINGFHDTANAIATSVSTRALSPKRAVVLAAALNLIGALYSTGVAQTIAKDIIPPKIATQEVVIAALLSAIAWNLITWYVGIPSSSSHAIIGGMAGAAVASAGFSVLKWQGLGKILAALIFSPILGMILGFIIMKILSFVFGKSSPSRVNHGFKKMQIISAGLLAFNHGSNDAQKSMGIITMALIAAGLQSQAMLTPPLWVKLACALAMSLGTAAGGWKIIHTMGGKIFKLEPINGFAADLTSSIVIWSATVFPGLHLPVSTTHVVSGSIMGVGSAKRVSAVRWGVAQQMLVAWVVTIPTTSLLAALLYTVLSKLLL from the coding sequence ATGACTAATTTAGGCGCAATGTTAGTCGTTGTTGTGTTCCTTGCTTTGGCTTTTGACTACATCAATGGTTTTCATGATACAGCCAATGCCATTGCCACGAGTGTCTCAACACGGGCCCTATCTCCAAAAAGGGCTGTCGTTTTAGCCGCCGCATTGAATCTTATTGGTGCTCTCTATAGCACTGGGGTTGCTCAAACCATTGCGAAAGACATTATTCCACCAAAAATTGCGACACAAGAGGTTGTCATTGCTGCTTTGCTCAGCGCAATTGCTTGGAACCTCATTACTTGGTATGTAGGAATTCCAAGTAGTTCGTCCCATGCTATTATTGGTGGTATGGCCGGAGCTGCCGTTGCTAGTGCTGGATTTTCCGTGTTAAAGTGGCAGGGGTTAGGGAAAATCCTTGCTGCCTTGATTTTTTCTCCGATTTTGGGAATGATCCTGGGCTTCATTATTATGAAGATCTTGTCCTTTGTTTTTGGTAAATCATCACCGTCACGTGTCAATCACGGCTTTAAGAAAATGCAAATAATCTCTGCGGGATTGCTAGCCTTTAACCATGGATCTAATGACGCTCAGAAATCAATGGGGATTATCACTATGGCCCTCATCGCAGCTGGACTACAATCCCAAGCGATGCTTACCCCTCCACTATGGGTAAAACTTGCCTGCGCGTTAGCCATGTCGTTGGGAACGGCTGCAGGAGGGTGGAAGATCATCCATACCATGGGTGGCAAAATCTTTAAACTCGAGCCCATAAACGGGTTCGCTGCAGATTTAACGTCTTCGATCGTTATTTGGTCAGCGACCGTATTCCCAGGTCTCCATCTTCCCGTTTCCACCACACATGTCGTTTCGGGGTCAATCATGGGGGTCGGAAGTGCCAAGCGGGTTTCCGCTGTGCGCTGGGGTGTAGCTCAACAGATGCTCGTCGCCTGGGTTGTGACGATTCCTACAACGTCTCTTCTTGCCGCACTTTTATACACCGTATTGTCTAAACTCCTTTTATAG
- a CDS encoding DUF47 family protein — protein MFGLLQKEDKFYQLFAQSTEIISKSLDRLQGIMQQDSVSAEDAAQMHRFEHEADNVTTQILERLNSTFITPLDREDIYKLAQVLDDIVDFAEGTVERMHMYRTGKPSLGTQELVHLVGLAAEQIKAAFACLGNIHFKKSVIQAATEEIYHLESAGDKLYRQEVARLFEHEKDPIEIIKWKEILEHIETTLDHCESIADLLKSVVLKYD, from the coding sequence ATGTTTGGCTTGTTACAAAAAGAAGATAAATTTTATCAACTTTTCGCCCAAAGCACCGAAATCATTTCTAAATCACTTGATAGGCTCCAAGGGATTATGCAGCAAGACTCTGTTTCAGCTGAAGATGCTGCCCAAATGCATCGGTTCGAACATGAAGCTGACAATGTCACCACTCAAATCTTGGAGAGACTGAATTCCACGTTCATTACCCCCTTGGACCGCGAAGATATCTATAAACTAGCCCAAGTCCTCGACGATATCGTTGATTTTGCCGAAGGTACTGTTGAACGTATGCATATGTACCGAACAGGTAAGCCATCCTTAGGAACACAAGAACTTGTCCATCTAGTGGGCCTGGCAGCAGAGCAAATTAAGGCTGCATTCGCTTGTTTAGGAAACATTCATTTTAAAAAATCCGTGATACAGGCTGCGACCGAAGAAATCTATCACTTGGAAAGTGCTGGGGACAAGCTCTACCGTCAAGAAGTGGCCCGTTTGTTTGAACATGAGAAAGACCCTATTGAGATCATTAAATGGAAAGAGATTCTGGAACACATTGAAACGACCTTAGATCATTGTGAATCCATTGCAGATCTTCTCAAAAGCGTGGTCTTGAAATATGACTAA
- a CDS encoding folylpolyglutamate synthase/dihydrofolate synthase family protein, translating to MSGKDLERDYEESLQYLVNMTTFGMNFGLERIQELLKRLENPERKLRVVHVGGTNGKGSTTVMIASILRKAGYKVGVFTSPHLHDYRERMTINGQMIPKEKVIREIACVRPHLEEMVAEGFEHPTEFEVSTALALLYFAEENVDFALIEVGLGGAIDSTNVVSPLISVITNVAMDHMDYLGSDVVSIAKVKAGIIKPRSFVVTASENPDVIHVLREQAKAMDVPLWLVGEDVRWESKWSGELEQEFDLVGLHSTFTKLRLSLVGFHQLRNAATAVTVCEILQSEYGVAIPREAIYAGVREVEWPGRLELISLNPKVLLDGAHNVDGAQALAQALPLYTRNRLILCLGMLADKEREKVVNMLVPMADEIIITRPNSPRAGDWRALASLAEQHGRSVSCIEDPKEAVIFALNRLGENDMLCVTGSIYMLADARQALIKELKPS from the coding sequence ATGTCTGGAAAAGATCTGGAAAGAGACTATGAAGAGAGCTTGCAATATCTCGTCAATATGACAACCTTTGGTATGAATTTTGGTCTAGAGCGCATTCAAGAACTTTTGAAACGATTAGAAAATCCAGAACGAAAGCTACGAGTGGTACATGTGGGTGGTACAAATGGCAAGGGTTCTACAACGGTCATGATTGCAAGTATTTTGCGGAAAGCTGGATACAAGGTGGGGGTCTTTACGTCCCCTCATTTACATGATTATCGCGAACGTATGACCATAAATGGCCAGATGATTCCAAAGGAAAAGGTCATTCGAGAGATCGCGTGTGTACGTCCGCATTTGGAAGAGATGGTTGCAGAAGGCTTTGAGCATCCTACCGAATTTGAAGTGAGTACCGCGCTTGCATTACTTTATTTCGCTGAGGAAAACGTGGATTTTGCCCTAATCGAAGTCGGGTTAGGTGGGGCCATCGACTCGACGAATGTGGTTTCCCCTCTAATCTCTGTCATAACGAATGTTGCGATGGACCACATGGATTATTTGGGTTCCGATGTGGTCTCGATCGCCAAAGTGAAAGCAGGAATTATTAAACCCCGATCATTTGTCGTGACAGCCTCTGAAAATCCAGACGTTATTCACGTATTACGTGAGCAAGCCAAAGCCATGGATGTCCCACTTTGGTTGGTAGGGGAAGATGTTCGCTGGGAAAGTAAGTGGAGCGGTGAGTTGGAACAGGAATTTGACCTTGTAGGGTTACACTCGACCTTCACAAAGTTGCGCCTTAGTTTGGTCGGATTCCACCAACTCCGCAACGCTGCCACAGCGGTGACGGTTTGCGAAATTTTACAAAGTGAATATGGAGTCGCCATCCCCAGAGAAGCTATATATGCTGGAGTGAGGGAAGTAGAGTGGCCTGGACGTTTAGAACTAATTTCTCTAAACCCCAAAGTCCTTCTAGATGGGGCACATAATGTGGACGGAGCGCAGGCCTTAGCGCAGGCTCTGCCACTTTATACACGTAATCGGCTCATACTTTGCTTAGGGATGCTGGCAGACAAGGAACGGGAAAAAGTAGTGAATATGTTAGTACCAATGGCGGACGAAATCATTATCACCCGTCCAAATTCACCGCGTGCCGGGGACTGGAGAGCATTAGCGAGCTTGGCTGAACAGCATGGGCGGTCGGTTTCATGCATTGAAGACCCTAAGGAAGCGGTTATTTTTGCGCTTAACCGTCTCGGAGAAAATGACATGCTTTGTGTCACAGGTTCAATCTATATGTTGGCAGATGCTCGTCAGGCCTTAATTAAGGAATTAAAACCTTCATGA
- a CDS encoding valine--tRNA ligase has translation MTEKLEKTEKVEMAKTYDPSLVEGKWYQYWEENGFFHEEVQTEKPAFSIVMPPPNVTGALHLGHAMDSTIQDILTRFKRMQGFNTLWVPGTDHAGIATQAKVEEQLAKEGTNRNELGREKFLERVWDWKAQYGGRITQQLRRLGASCDWERERFTMDEGCSKAVREAFVTLYNKGLIYRGNYIVNWCPKCHTTISDIEVEHADREGNLYHLRYPVKDSEEALVVATTRPETMLGDTAVAVHPDDERYTHLIGKTLILPLTGREIPIIADDYVDREFGTGAVKITPAHDPNDFEIGLRHHLQQIVVLDKEAKMNENAGKYLGMDRFVARKAVVEDLKAEGALVKIAPHSHAVGECYRCSSVIEPMVSKQWFVKMAPLAEPAIDVVRDGRLEFVPDRFDKIYLGWMENIRDWCISRQLWWGHRIPVWYCEDCGQEICTGDDPSSCPTCESTRLKQDPDVLDTWFSSGLWPFSTMGWPEKTPELEQFYPTSVLVTGRDIIFFWVARMIFTAMEFMQEVPFPKVMIHGLVLDAQGRKMSKSLGNGVDPIEVIEQYGADTLRFMLITGNTPGNDLRFHPERLEATRNFSNKIWNASRYVLLNLEDYEEGPRGELALADRWILSRYAATVEKATEALEGFDLGEAGRLLYEFIWNEFCDWYIELTKPRLYNKEDVLARHTSQSVLLEVLEGTLRLLHPYMPFLTEEIWHNLPVQGESIMLQPWPEVPAYKDSLAEKNMTLLMEAIKAIRNIRAEMKVSPGQKVEIMILAPDEVQRTVLETGKPDILKLAGGASLELFESIAEKPSQAASAVLEGVEIYLPLKGLMDLDKEIVRLEKEISIATQEIQSLDVKLNNPGFTSKAPAAVVAKERERLEGILSRKTALEDRVRELKQNS, from the coding sequence ATGACAGAGAAACTTGAGAAAACAGAAAAAGTAGAAATGGCAAAAACGTATGATCCGAGTCTGGTGGAGGGGAAATGGTACCAGTATTGGGAGGAAAACGGCTTTTTTCATGAGGAAGTGCAAACTGAGAAGCCGGCGTTTAGTATTGTAATGCCCCCGCCGAATGTTACGGGTGCTCTACACCTTGGGCATGCGATGGACAGTACGATTCAGGATATCCTGACGCGCTTTAAGCGGATGCAGGGATTTAACACGCTTTGGGTGCCAGGGACAGATCACGCTGGAATTGCAACTCAGGCTAAAGTTGAGGAACAGCTGGCAAAGGAAGGAACGAATCGCAACGAACTGGGGCGAGAGAAGTTCTTAGAACGGGTCTGGGATTGGAAGGCACAGTATGGTGGACGAATTACGCAGCAGTTACGCCGTTTAGGTGCTTCTTGTGATTGGGAACGTGAGCGATTTACCATGGATGAAGGGTGTTCTAAAGCAGTTCGAGAAGCGTTTGTCACTTTATATAATAAAGGGCTCATTTATCGGGGAAATTATATTGTTAATTGGTGCCCGAAATGTCATACCACTATTTCGGATATTGAAGTAGAACATGCTGATCGCGAAGGGAATTTGTATCATCTGCGCTACCCTGTCAAAGATAGTGAAGAGGCTTTGGTTGTAGCAACCACTCGACCAGAGACCATGCTCGGAGATACGGCTGTGGCAGTTCATCCGGATGATGAACGTTATACGCATTTAATCGGGAAAACGTTGATTCTTCCCTTAACAGGGCGAGAAATTCCGATCATCGCGGATGACTATGTCGACCGAGAATTCGGGACTGGTGCGGTGAAGATCACCCCGGCACATGACCCAAACGATTTTGAAATAGGGCTACGCCATCATTTGCAACAGATTGTCGTCTTAGACAAAGAAGCCAAGATGAATGAAAATGCAGGTAAATATCTAGGAATGGATCGTTTCGTGGCTCGTAAAGCGGTCGTGGAAGATTTGAAAGCTGAAGGGGCGCTTGTTAAAATTGCCCCCCATTCCCATGCTGTTGGGGAATGCTATCGTTGCTCCAGCGTTATTGAACCAATGGTGAGTAAGCAATGGTTTGTGAAAATGGCGCCTTTGGCAGAGCCGGCTATTGACGTTGTTCGCGATGGGCGTTTGGAATTTGTCCCAGATCGATTTGATAAGATCTATTTGGGCTGGATGGAAAACATCCGGGACTGGTGTATTTCACGGCAGCTGTGGTGGGGTCATCGCATTCCGGTCTGGTATTGCGAGGATTGTGGTCAGGAGATCTGTACTGGTGACGATCCGTCGAGCTGTCCAACCTGCGAATCTACTCGCTTAAAGCAAGATCCGGATGTCTTGGATACCTGGTTTTCGTCGGGACTTTGGCCTTTTTCAACGATGGGGTGGCCAGAAAAAACGCCCGAACTAGAACAGTTTTATCCGACATCTGTGTTGGTAACGGGAAGGGATATTATATTCTTCTGGGTTGCCCGCATGATTTTCACGGCGATGGAGTTTATGCAGGAAGTACCGTTTCCTAAAGTCATGATTCACGGCCTGGTGCTGGATGCTCAAGGGCGGAAGATGAGTAAATCCCTGGGCAACGGTGTAGATCCGATTGAAGTGATTGAACAGTACGGAGCAGACACTTTGCGTTTCATGCTCATCACAGGCAATACGCCAGGAAATGACCTTCGTTTTCACCCAGAACGTCTCGAAGCAACCCGAAATTTCTCGAATAAGATTTGGAATGCTTCTCGTTATGTGCTTTTGAATTTAGAAGATTACGAGGAAGGGCCGCGTGGGGAACTTGCCTTAGCTGATCGCTGGATTCTCAGCCGTTATGCAGCTACAGTGGAGAAGGCGACGGAAGCGTTAGAAGGCTTTGATCTAGGGGAAGCTGGTCGATTGCTTTATGAGTTTATCTGGAATGAATTCTGTGATTGGTATATTGAGCTCACTAAACCACGTCTTTATAACAAGGAAGATGTGCTAGCACGCCATACCTCTCAATCCGTGTTGCTAGAAGTTCTAGAAGGAACCTTACGGCTTTTGCACCCCTATATGCCTTTCCTGACAGAAGAAATATGGCATAACCTTCCTGTACAAGGTGAAAGCATTATGCTGCAACCGTGGCCGGAAGTGCCCGCATACAAGGATAGCCTGGCTGAGAAAAATATGACGCTACTCATGGAAGCCATTAAAGCGATCCGCAATATTCGGGCAGAGATGAAAGTATCACCTGGGCAAAAAGTAGAAATCATGATCCTGGCCCCAGATGAGGTTCAACGAACAGTGCTCGAGACTGGAAAGCCAGACATCCTGAAATTGGCCGGAGGGGCAAGCTTAGAATTGTTTGAATCGATCGCTGAAAAACCTTCTCAAGCGGCCAGTGCCGTTCTGGAAGGCGTAGAGATTTATCTCCCATTAAAAGGACTCATGGATCTAGATAAGGAAATCGTCCGTTTAGAGAAAGAAATTTCGATTGCGACCCAGGAGATTCAGAGCCTAGACGTTAAACTGAATAACCCAGGATTCACAAGTAAAGCACCAGCAGCCGTCGTGGCCAAGGAACGGGAACGACTTGAGGGGATTTTATCGCGCAAAACAGCTTTGGAGGATCGTGTGAGAGAGCTAAAGCAAAACTCATAG
- a CDS encoding FMN-binding glutamate synthase family protein has protein sequence MLQTALLVVALSALGALIAGVIIACVFFFVGKRLFRTLVQRLFGLVIERLLQDKYHENLMELWSAVRRTSVQTILEIGLRAEEGKLIQRPLGSAKPLPHYDTLMFVPAQMARLPKEADVQVDMKVTLGAKAKKPLQIDIPLIISGMGFGVGLSEEAKKALAKAAKQLGTATNSGEGPFLQEEREEAGKFIWQISRTPWGHSPQGIAAADMIEVQMGQGARMGPFTLEPNSVKGKAQKLMGISPVESVVTAAVIPGINSPWDWSKYVSDLRVEAAGKPIAIKIMATGGIERDLAVCLEADFDVIVIDGAQGGASGASPMICDDLGIPSLLALVRAERFLREQGARKEVSLVVAGGYATPGECLKAIALGADAIYLGTVPLFALVHRQVHKILPWEPLTQLVWYDSPYKKQLDISLASKSVVNVFKSMTMEMEEGVRAMGKTALSELGPNDLVAVDEWTAQVTGVKRAYTRQD, from the coding sequence TTGTTACAGACAGCGCTGCTCGTGGTAGCTCTTTCAGCCTTGGGGGCACTCATTGCTGGAGTAATAATAGCTTGTGTATTCTTTTTCGTGGGCAAACGATTGTTTCGGACTCTTGTGCAACGCCTCTTTGGCTTGGTAATAGAAAGGCTACTTCAAGACAAATACCATGAGAACCTAATGGAACTTTGGAGTGCGGTGCGTCGTACGTCGGTACAAACAATCCTCGAAATCGGACTACGGGCTGAAGAAGGAAAGCTAATCCAGCGGCCATTAGGATCAGCAAAACCTCTTCCCCATTACGATACTCTGATGTTTGTACCTGCCCAAATGGCACGCCTTCCCAAGGAAGCAGATGTTCAAGTCGATATGAAGGTAACCCTTGGGGCCAAAGCCAAAAAGCCCCTTCAAATCGATATTCCCTTAATAATTTCCGGCATGGGCTTCGGAGTTGGCCTCAGTGAAGAGGCAAAAAAAGCTTTAGCTAAAGCGGCAAAGCAACTTGGGACAGCTACGAATTCTGGAGAGGGTCCCTTTTTGCAAGAGGAACGGGAGGAGGCCGGGAAGTTTATCTGGCAAATTAGCCGCACCCCTTGGGGACATAGCCCCCAAGGGATTGCTGCTGCGGACATGATTGAAGTACAGATGGGACAGGGGGCGAGGATGGGACCCTTTACTTTAGAACCTAATTCAGTGAAAGGAAAAGCGCAAAAACTAATGGGTATTTCTCCGGTGGAATCTGTCGTAACTGCAGCGGTCATTCCGGGAATTAATTCTCCTTGGGATTGGTCTAAGTATGTTTCAGATTTGCGTGTCGAAGCGGCCGGGAAACCGATTGCGATTAAAATTATGGCCACGGGGGGTATAGAAAGGGACTTGGCAGTATGTTTAGAGGCGGACTTCGATGTTATAGTCATCGACGGGGCTCAAGGTGGGGCGTCTGGCGCATCTCCTATGATCTGCGATGATTTGGGAATCCCTAGTTTGCTGGCCTTAGTTCGAGCGGAACGTTTTTTGCGCGAGCAGGGTGCTCGTAAAGAAGTGAGTTTAGTGGTCGCAGGAGGATATGCTACACCTGGGGAATGCTTAAAAGCCATAGCACTGGGAGCGGACGCGATCTATTTGGGAACAGTCCCTCTGTTTGCCCTAGTTCATCGACAAGTGCACAAAATACTACCCTGGGAACCGTTAACACAATTAGTCTGGTACGATTCACCGTATAAAAAACAGTTAGATATTAGTTTAGCGAGCAAGAGTGTGGTCAATGTCTTTAAGTCGATGACCATGGAGATGGAAGAGGGAGTGCGGGCCATGGGAAAAACGGCTTTGTCTGAGCTTGGCCCCAACGATTTAGTGGCTGTAGACGAATGGACAGCACAGGTAACCGGCGTAAAACGTGCTTATACTCGGCAGGACTAA
- the dcuS gene encoding DcuS/MalK family sensor histidine kinase, whose protein sequence is MRTSKPFFSLQTIMTLLVCSVVALSLAVTDILINQKIADNTQKNLADKATTIARIVAHSPLVIEALNGQRAETEIQPFANEIRKITDVEFVVVMDMKGIRKSHPDINKVGQPFVGGDEGAALNGHEYVSNAKGTLGMSLRAFTPIVTPTGNQVGAVAVGILLNNVNQAVAQSRLIIYICVGFGLLVGVIGALFLARKIKNIMFGLEPKEIAKMLEERSVMLQSVREGILAIDADSRITLANAAALRLFNQAGILGDPVGKKIADCVPNTLMNIVLETGSAKLDQELDLFGITLVTNIIPLCVKGKSVGAIATFRDKTEIKQMAEELTGVLLYAEALRAQAHEFMNKLQVILGMVHMKYYDQLSTYISRIAHQHQSNVGFITRHIKDPVLAGFILGKMSYAREVGAELVLFEECFLPAPADPEVIHEIVTVIGNLVDNALEAVVYCPLKRINVNFSYEDDVLSLVVRDTGPGINDELKSQIFIKGYSTKGPKRGVGLYLVKRSLDRLNGKIEILSEEGHGTQFKVSLPYKSKDEIE, encoded by the coding sequence ATGCGGACGAGTAAACCCTTTTTTAGTTTGCAAACCATCATGACTTTGCTTGTTTGCAGTGTAGTAGCTCTATCCCTAGCGGTAACCGACATCTTAATTAATCAGAAAATTGCTGATAACACTCAGAAAAATCTGGCAGACAAAGCGACGACTATTGCCCGCATTGTTGCCCACTCCCCTCTTGTAATTGAAGCCCTCAATGGGCAACGAGCTGAAACGGAAATTCAGCCCTTTGCGAATGAAATACGAAAGATCACTGATGTCGAGTTTGTTGTTGTCATGGATATGAAGGGGATAAGAAAGTCTCATCCAGATATCAACAAAGTAGGACAGCCCTTTGTAGGAGGAGACGAAGGGGCTGCTCTAAATGGGCACGAATACGTTTCCAATGCCAAAGGAACTCTGGGAATGTCCTTACGTGCATTTACTCCTATAGTTACTCCCACAGGTAACCAGGTGGGAGCCGTAGCCGTTGGGATCTTGCTTAACAATGTAAATCAGGCTGTCGCCCAGAGTCGGTTGATTATTTATATATGTGTTGGCTTCGGATTACTGGTAGGAGTTATTGGTGCCTTATTTTTAGCCCGAAAAATAAAGAACATAATGTTTGGATTAGAACCTAAAGAGATTGCCAAAATGCTCGAAGAACGCAGTGTCATGCTACAATCCGTAAGAGAGGGCATTTTAGCAATTGACGCAGATTCCCGTATTACACTCGCAAATGCTGCGGCTCTTCGGTTATTTAATCAGGCAGGAATTTTAGGTGACCCGGTTGGAAAAAAAATAGCGGACTGTGTACCTAATACACTTATGAATATTGTGCTGGAAACAGGGAGTGCGAAATTAGATCAGGAACTCGATCTATTTGGAATAACGCTCGTAACAAACATCATTCCGCTCTGCGTAAAGGGTAAAAGTGTTGGAGCAATTGCCACTTTCCGAGATAAAACTGAAATAAAACAAATGGCTGAAGAATTAACGGGTGTGCTTCTCTATGCTGAGGCCTTGCGCGCACAAGCCCATGAATTTATGAATAAACTGCAGGTTATTCTCGGTATGGTCCATATGAAATATTATGACCAGCTTTCCACATACATCAGCAGAATCGCCCACCAGCATCAAAGCAACGTCGGTTTTATCACAAGACATATTAAAGATCCTGTATTGGCAGGCTTTATTCTGGGGAAAATGAGTTATGCCCGAGAGGTTGGCGCAGAATTAGTACTCTTCGAAGAATGCTTTTTGCCAGCTCCAGCAGACCCGGAAGTGATTCATGAAATAGTTACCGTGATTGGGAATTTGGTCGATAATGCGCTAGAAGCCGTGGTTTATTGCCCACTTAAACGAATTAACGTTAATTTTTCTTACGAAGATGATGTTTTAAGCCTTGTAGTAAGGGACACCGGGCCAGGTATTAACGATGAACTAAAAAGCCAAATCTTTATCAAAGGCTATTCTACCAAGGGCCCTAAAAGGGGCGTAGGACTATACTTAGTAAAGCGTAGTCTGGATAGACTGAATGGGAAAATCGAGATACTTTCAGAAGAAGGTCATGGAACTCAGTTCAAGGTGTCTTTACCTTATAAGAGCAAGGATGAGATAGAATGA
- a CDS encoding response regulator, with protein sequence MIKVLIVEDDPMVAEFNRRYLEQVGGFELIAVAPSVADALHILDRQEINLILLDIFMPGMNGFDLLAQVRKLGQGVDVIVVSAACDSQSIKKALRYGAVDYLIKPFEFERFKTALSAYREWASMTKDQERLSQAELDIRLLHQNSVTVPSELPKGLTRNTLKTVWENIQAMKGNSFSTEEMASRVGVSRVSMRKYLSFLTDIGVIDMEVIYGSIGRPVYQHRCIKPDSNLMKPYL encoded by the coding sequence ATGATTAAGGTCTTAATCGTAGAAGATGATCCTATGGTCGCCGAATTTAATCGGCGTTATCTCGAGCAAGTCGGGGGCTTTGAGTTAATAGCAGTCGCCCCTTCGGTTGCTGACGCCTTGCACATATTAGATCGTCAAGAAATCAACTTGATCTTACTTGATATCTTCATGCCAGGTATGAATGGATTTGATTTATTAGCACAGGTTCGAAAGCTGGGCCAAGGGGTCGATGTTATTGTCGTATCCGCTGCTTGTGATAGTCAAAGTATCAAAAAAGCTTTACGCTATGGGGCCGTGGATTATTTAATTAAACCGTTTGAATTTGAGCGTTTCAAAACGGCTTTATCTGCGTACCGAGAATGGGCAAGTATGACGAAGGATCAAGAAAGGCTAAGCCAGGCAGAATTGGATATACGGCTTCTTCATCAGAACTCAGTTACTGTGCCTAGTGAATTGCCTAAAGGGCTGACTCGAAACACCCTGAAGACTGTCTGGGAAAACATACAAGCAATGAAGGGGAACTCATTTTCGACAGAAGAAATGGCCAGCCGTGTAGGAGTTTCGCGGGTGTCGATGCGCAAATACCTAAGCTTTCTTACGGATATTGGAGTGATAGACATGGAAGTTATCTACGGTTCAATTGGTCGACCGGTCTATCAACACCGTTGCATAAAGCCTGATAGTAATTTAATGAAGCCGTATTTATAA